The DNA window ATTAATAAAAAGAAATCAAcgattcaaattaaaaaaattgttcagAAGGTGAATAAGAGTACGAAAATCACCCTCCGGCTATATTtctttttaagtatttatgagaATGTAAGGACAAAGTCCTACTTCAGTGAAGGACCAAATCTCAAGAGCTTAAAAAGAGTTGGACTATTCTTTATATTGCTAATTGATTTTAAGGTGAAaccctaacttttttttttcatggtaaAAGAATAGGTTAGCTCATGTGTGAAGCCCAACGGTCATACATGCTTCAAGTCACCtaatttgtgttgtccacatgttagacttgaaaattcgccacaatTCTGTGAGGGACCAAACCATGCAAGAGCTTGTAAAGAGTTGAGCTGCTCTCcttattgtcaattggttttatggtgaaaccctAACTTTCTTCAGTATTCATATCTTTTGATGGCATTGATAGCTACCGGGACCaaataattgaaaaataatatggaCCATTTCCTCCATTCATGCACCTCTAGCCTCTATCCCCTGCCTTTGAATCTAACCATCTCGGACAAGTCACAGCAGGAACTTACGATACGAATATGAAATGAACCTAAGCTAGCTAGCTCGCTCGATTCTCAGAAGCATGAAcagtaaattaaagaagaacATGCATGCCTAAAGACCATATATTATTGCAGGAATGCCGGAGATTGTGTTTCTTTTGTGCAACTGTAAGATCACTCGCCAGCATAAAAATGGGATTTGAGAATCTAATTTTCTCTTTCAAAGATGTTTAACTATTCAAATATTGATAATAAGTCAACATTTTTATAATATTCGGATATTCCTTCTCCTTATGGGAAGTGAATTATCTTCTAATCTATAACCTAGGGCTGGTTTCGGTTTCGTAACAACCGAAAATgccaaattaaaaaccaaactgaaattTTGGTTAACGAAAAAATCAAACTAAAACCGAATCAAAATTTCGGTAGcctaaaaaaattggatttgcttcggtttggtttggtaaacagaaaaaataaatcGGCCTTTGTTTGTTAGGCCAAATATTATAGGCTCTCCCAATTTTAGTCATATTAAATAAAGTCGAGTGCCAAATCTTGGTGTAATTTTTATGCGAATTTGTGAGTTTGAATTTGAGtgtcaaatttttatgtaactTCAAATTTTAAATGGCATATAATTAAGTTTAAGTTGAaacttgaaattgaaaacaactagcaaatgagtcgaagagagagagagtgagagaatgagtcgagagggaaggagagagaataACATAATAAAATTGTCTTTATGAACCAATAGTTGAGATTAATTTCAACCAAATAcaataatatatcatatatttgtaataataataaaacttcgGTTTGATTACGGTAAAATCCAACTTATCAAAATTGAACCGAAAAGTTAAGTAAATTTCAGTTTCggtaattttgattttgatttcagTTCAGGAAATGTCAACTCTATCCATAATATAAAGGCTAGGGTTTCGCAAGTTGCATGAACACCGACACGAAACTTgggatttgaaaactttgtcCCTTACTTTCTAGGATTCTTAtagtttacaattttttttagcaACTTTAATTTACACTTTAaaattcaaaccattcaactcaCTTGCAGcgaatataaatattatattgGCACATGATCCACGCatattttccttttaaatttcTGTAAACATGATGCATAGTTTAATCGAACGAACAATAGGTTTTACTTAGTTATCTCAAATCCATATGTGGACTCGAAGGTGTACATTTTACTTGTTTAAATGTTGTTTTAGTAACCCATAATCTCATAGCAGTGAGATTTGGAGACCAGTGATCACATGTTCAGTAAGGACAGTTGGAGCCGCCAGTTGGGCAAAAGTGGAAATGTGAaaaagaaggctttcttgactACTCTACAAGAATTTGGTGGTGTTGATTTGTCATTGACTGAGCCAGCTACCTACAAGACTGCTTTAAAAATTCATGTTTGGTTGAAAGCTATAAAGGAAGAGGTTGATGCTCTTCATTCTCAGGGTACATGGAGTCTGGTGTCTTTGCCTGCAAACAAGAATTTGGTGGCTGTGTAAATGGATATTTAAGATCAAAAAGCACGCAGATGGGTTTATTGCTAGACATAAAGCCATATTAGTGGCAAAAGGATTCAGTCAAGAACCAGTACTGGATTATGGGGAAACTTTTAGCCCTGTAGTTAAGCTAACTACAGTGAGGATTGTATTGGCACTTGCAGCACATTTAGTTGGACTTTAAGACAGTTAGATGTCAAGAATGCTTTTCTGCATGGGATTCTTCAAGTAGAAGTCTACATGGCTCAGCCTCCTGGTTTTGTGGATCCCAATCATCCAAATTTAGTCTGCAAACTTCATAAATCAttgtatggtttaaaacaagctCCCAGAGCTTAGAATGAGAGGTTTACTAAATTTCTACCTAAACTGGGGGTTCAAGAATACATATTCTGATTCATTTCTATTTGTGAAACAAGTGGATTCTGGTATTGTCATTATGttattatatgttgatgacattataATTACTGGTATGCAACTAGTGCAAATCAAGAGGTCATTCAAGCTCTCACAGCTGAGTTTGAGATCAAAGACTTAGGACCATTGCATTATTTTCTAGGAATTCCAATACCAAAACTAGGTTATTTCTATCACAGACTAAATATGTGCAGGATTTGTTAGTCAAGACAAAAATGATTGAGTCAAAACCTTGTGACGCTCCATGTCTACCCATAATAGATTGCTTAAAGATGATGGTCAACCTTATGGGAATCCAACTTTGTACAGGAGCATTGTAGGAGCATTGCAGTATCTCACTTTCACCATGCTTGATATTGCATTCTCTGTGCATCAGGTCTGCCAATTTATGCGGAATCCCATGGTTGCATACTTTACAGCATGAAGAGAATTTTGAGGTACTTAAAAGGGACATTGCATTTGGGAATTAATTATAATCGAGAAGAGTTGAATTTAATAGCATTCAGTGATGCTAATTAGGCAAGAGACCCAAATGATAGAAGATCTACCACTGGATTAGTTGTGTTTCTTGAACCAAGTTCTATTTCTTGGTATTTTAAGAAACAACAAACTGTTTTTAGATCCTCGACTGAAACCTAGATTTGGTCCACTTGGGATGCTAATAAGCCTTTGGAGTGGCGTCGGAAGTTTGGTTGGACTGCGTTTTGCGGCCCCGTCGGGCTTCGGGGTCAGGCATCTTGTGGCAAGTGCTAAGGGGCACGTCcatacatgatttttttttttaatacaattaatgatttttttttttggatagaaTTATACAATTACTGATACCCTATGTGGGATATAAATTATAAGTTATATAATGAGACaatgtaataattaaatattgaaTTTGTTATTCAAATCAGGCATGAGACCTTCCACATCTAAGTGAATATATAAGAATAGTACGTATATTAAGTAAGTAATTTTGTTGCGACAAACACACATGCTCAATTAGAGTTTACCAGAACTACAAGAAAACAAGGTTTTTGTGGCTACAAATATTTGTCacataaacatgaaaatttgtCACATTTAATTATATGTCACGAAATTCAAGTTAGTGTTACTGTTCGCGTCACCTATTCAATGCCAAAGAAAGTCGGCACCACAAAATTCTGTCACCTAACCCGTGTTATCTTGTAGTGTGGAAATGATTAGTTTCATTTGATTTGTTACACCTCAGGTGACAACCGTGAGCACAGGAGATCAGGCAAAGGTGAGAATTGGTGATCAGTGCAGTAATGGAGGCCTAGATTTGGACGAGGGTGTGTTTAAATGACCGGACACTGATGGGAAAGGCGATGCCCCAGGCCATCTAATGGCCAACTACCAGTTTGTCAGTTGTGGCGATTAAACCATACACTAGCTACTCTCATTTCTCTTATGGTTATAGCCAAAAGGGATTAATAAATAATGGAAACTGCTCCCTTTGATATCAACTTGTGGTAATTATTGGCTGCCGATGCCAGAGCAGTCATGTGCCTACTTCTTAGGTTGCTActtataattattaattatccATTATGTTTAGAGGATGACTAATAAAGGATGAATTCCTTGcggtgaaaaacaaaaaaaacttgtaTGTGCTTATAAATAATTGAACATacattttgtcaatatatagtTATGAGGGCCTAGTGGAAAAGAGTGTCACGAAGGGAGTGAAGAGGACCATCAGGGTGCTTGATTTCTACTGTGGTACTAACCTTCCTTCTTGCTATTTttcatattaccaattgattttaAATTGAAACGTCAACTTAATTCATGGCATCAAATTTGGGTTTTCTCATATATGAAGTCCAACACATACATGTGTTTCACGTCACTCAATACATATTGTTTAGGTATTTGGCATGAAATTCGTCAGTCATAAGAAGGTGGGATCCTTCTAGtgactgttttttttctttctctcggGTTCATCAAGAGGCTAGTCAAATCACTCATTTTTTTTGGTAGTTgatagggatgtgctatccacacacctcttgttaatttctgtccgttgatcttcttcaattcatccgatccgacggtcgaaaaccaaaaaggtgtgggaaaagtaaaaaggggtgtgtggatatcacacccctagtTGATATTGTATATACAACTGCGCTTACGAAGAGGATATGCTTGTTATTTATGCCATTGTTTTTATTAATAAGATGTGAAATCAGTGCTGCGGCTCTGGTAAACTTCCAAAACTTCACtatcaaatcaaattatttatgtaaattatgttaaATCTATCTTGATTCTTTCATCATACTAAAttatttatgtaaattatgttaaATCGATCTTGATTCTTTCATCATACTATATATAATAAGACTTGCAAAATGTTAAATGTGAGTTATGCCCGTGAGCTTCGACGGCAGATATGTAGAAAGCTGGTGTATATTAACAAAGCTGCTGGGGCAAAGTAGCCATGCAGATCGATCGATGCATCCAGGCAATCACCTTGTTACGTTACCCAACATTGTCTCTTAAGTTCAAGTTGATACATAAAACAAACGTACACAACAATGTGAAATTTTGCATCGATTCTAAATattaacttacatgtaaatttGACATACGAATAACGATGAACTTTTTCATATAATCCTatattcttaattaatttttacaatattgttttaatagagGAGTGCATTTTGCTGTCGGGTTTATTAATTGGCTTTATATGCATTTTCTTAGGGTCCACTTCAGTATTACATAGAATTAAATGTAATGAGCATTGGATGGTCTGAATTTACGGGATCAAATCATCCAAACCAATTAACTTCGATGTTACATATAATGTTTGGTAAACTCTCAATGTGAGAAAACACTTTCTCCCAAATTGGCTTGTGGCATTCCTATTTTATTCAAATTATAACATacgaatttatttttttctttatatattttcaaaGCCGTCCATCTTATAATAGTATGTAAAATAATACATCACATGACTTGGCTTATCAGTATCTATCCTAAAGTGTTAGATTGCTCCTAAAGAGCTATAAAGCAGCCCACACAAGTTGAATGTTTTCTTTGGGTATTCtggttttcatttttctagAGCTACATactgttaactacattgtagtgtttagaattgaagagaaaatcaagaagaaagatTAAGAGAAATGGATGaacagagagtttgagagagagagagagagagagagagagtttagagaaaGAAACAATTGATTGTATTGATACTGAATTAATCTCTTTACAACTATGAGACTACAGTTTATATAGCCACATTCTCAACTGTCTAACTAACTATTTTAGAATGATAtattcaacatcccccctcaatctcaactgggacTTCCCAGTTTGAGATTGAAGCAAACCAATCAATGGAGCCAAGTAAAAATAACCCAATGTCCCATGTTTAGGTACGCCAATCGTCCAAAAGCTGAAAGCAGTATTCAAAGTACTTTTGTCAGACATCAGCAAGTTCTCTGCTTCAAATGAGTATCTTCTCTGCTTCAAATGTTATCAACCCTAAATTACTTAACAATATGTCAACAAGAAATGCACTCCGGCAATCGGCCTTAATGGAGGTGCACACAAGAACAACAAACAAGACTTTTCAACAACTTTACTCCGGCTATCGGCCTTTAAGGAGTAACACACAATAtctgagacaaaacttttcactCCGGCTATCAGCCTTGTGGAGGAAACAAACAACTTACACAGAGATAATGGCTTTGGCCTTATATCCCAAATCAAGAGTGCAAAAAGATGGCATCGGCCTTGTTTTCTTTCGCACAAAAAATCAACAAACCCAGAGCAAATAATCGTGAAGCAAAAAACTTTGACTGCGATACTCCATCAAACACATGGAGTGCAAGATATGAACTAACCCGACAATTCTTCGAACCTGACAATTCTGCGAACCTTGAATCTGTACCCGAACTAGAAAAGAATCTTGAACTAAGACACTCTTGGCAATCGGCCTTAATACACGAATTAACACAGAATTCTTCATTGAGACAATTACACAAACAATTGATATGTGCAGCAATTCATCAAACACCAACGATGCAACTTGATTCTGGACTGCAGCGAACAAGAAGCAGAAGATTTTGGGAAACACCTGGACCAAAACAAAATCCCTAACAACAACGCCACTGCGCAATCTGTGTACGGAGGACCAGGAGGAGGACAACGCGGGATCGTCGAAAGAGACGGAGTCGCCGAGGTCGGTGGGGCGATAGTGGCGGGGGACGACGAAGAAGACCCCAAACCCTAAAGAGCAACACCATGGCGGCCCCAGCTATTGAGTCTGTGCAATGCTTCGATCGGAAGAAGACGGGGTGCGTGCGGCACAGCCAGATCTTGAGGATTAGAGAGGAGGACTCGCATCTCGGCGAGAGTGCGGCTCTGATCGGTGCTGCCGCTGCTGCTGGAAAAGATTATCACGGCATTGACGTCGTTCGTTTCGCCCGGCCAATCTTGCCTTCCTCGCCTCTCAAGAGCACAATCAACCGCCAAGAAGTCGAGAATCCGACCCCTACAACTCCAGCTCCGACCAAATTCTTGTTGTTACCGACCAAAACCCAGTTGAAATCAGTGAGGTCAGTGACGACGTTTTTCAGTCGATTCGCATCCACAAAGAAAAAACTGAGTAAGAACTTGAGTCTGCTTCCTTCTCCGATTCAGGGATCGGAGAGAAGAAGGAACACCAAAGAACTTAGatgaaaaattcaagaaaatctgaagagaaaataaaactagaaaaagaAATCTAAAAGAAAATACGGAACCACCAGAATCAATGGCGCAAgcctggtggctctgataccatgttaactacattgtagtgtttagaattgaagagaaaatcaagaagaaagatTAAGAGAAATGGATGaacagagagtttgagagagagagagagtttagagaaaGAAACAATTGATTGTATTGATACTGAATTAATCTCTTTACAACTATGAGACTACAGTTTATATAGCCACATTCTCAACTGTCTAACTAACTATTTTAGAATGATATATTCAACACATACGTTGTATTACGTCCGTTTGGACATTGTTTTATGAATGTTCTTTAccatttgaaaaaaaagggttttttcATTCTTGGCTCAATTTTCTTTGTGTAGTGCGATATGTGCCGTCTGAAGTAAATGCCTATTGTTGGTTTGTCGAAGTTCGTCAAAAAGTTAAATTTCATTTTGATCATTTAATTAATTTGCGTAAATTATCACCTACAAATATTATATTGTGTATATGTGAAtaattaaaatgataaaattaaaatcttaaTCTAATAAGCCATTGTGATGATCtgattttctatatttttctggTAGTACACAAGTCAACTAGTTGCtctagtctctctctctctctctctctctctcgtgtcAGTATATACCATATATGTATTGTACATTTCACAATGCGCTGCTGTATGCCGTATTTGTCACGTCCAACAGTAAGGTCTAAGGCCTCTATATATATTGTATCCAAAGCAGATGCAAAAACTCATCCCTCAGCTGAGTCCTGAGTCGTGAAGGTGATAGTGGTAGCCAATTAACTCGCCTACGCCCCATACGATTCCAACTTCCCAAAGGTTAGATTACCCTCGCCCTCTAACTTCAACTAACCCTAAATTACAGATCACATAAACCACGAAATGGCAGGGAAGATTGCACCATGGTTTGTATTGTTAGTTTCAGTCATTATCTGTGTATTTGTGGGAAGTGCGTGGGGACAAAGTGCTACTGTGGGATCCACGTACCACCTCTACAATCCAGCCCAAATCAATTACGACTTGCGGGCTGTTAGTGCATTCTGCTCAACATGGGATGCCGATCAATCCTACGAATGGCGCAGCAAATATGGATGGACTGCATTTTGCGGACCTGCTGGCCCTAGCGGAGAAGACGCTTGCGGAAAGTGCCTCTTGGTACATATTAGTTAGCACTAAAACGCTCCTACATTAACATATTAGCTGATTCGCGTAGAACGTTCCTTTTAGCATACTAACTGTTATCACCAGAACGCTCTTATACTAAATGTGTGTGTGCAATTTTAATTTGATGAATTTATATATGTGCAGGTGACAAACACTGTGACAGGAGCACAAACAGTGGTGAGAATTATTGATCAATGCAGCAACGGAGGGCTAGACTTGGACGTGAATATGTTTAACCAAATTGACACCGACGGCAGTGGCTACGCATCAGGCCACCTTAACGTCAACTACGATTTTGTCGACTGCAGCGACTAAAGTCTATCACCCCGGATGAATTCAGTAGCTTAGTAGTGAACTTACCTTATACTGATAATTAAGCTTCACCATGGAATAAATTGAAGCGGAATTGCTTCTTGTATTATAACAATAGTTATTATCAGATATCGTAATGTACTTCAACCTTATGATAAATATAGATGTGATCATCATGGTGAATGATTGCACCATTAGTAAGGGCTTCCCTCTTTTAATGAAAGGATTGCATGCTATATGTAAAAAGGAGAACATTTCCCTGTCATTCGGTGAATTTCATAAGGTCCAAAATCATTAGtttatattattgttttttttttcaactttaaaaatcaataaaaaaatactcTTGGGACCTAATAAATAGTAGGATCACATCTGAATGTCTTGCACCATTTTATTTGGCTCCCATGCAAATTATTTCCTTAAACTAAaaagaatttcaatttttttcacaaaaactgTGAGTTATAACCTATCACATCCCGACCTAGGCGGGACCAC is part of the Malus domestica chromosome 12, GDT2T_hap1 genome and encodes:
- the LOC114820225 gene encoding pathogenesis-related protein PR-4-like, whose amino-acid sequence is MAGKIAPWFVLLVSVIICVFVGSAWGQSATVGSTYHLYNPAQINYDLRAVSAFCSTWDADQSYEWRSKYGWTAFCGPAGPSGEDACGKCLLVTNTVTGAQTVVRIIDQCSNGGLDLDVNMFNQIDTDGSGYASGHLNVNYDFVDCSD